From the Solanum pennellii chromosome 4, SPENNV200 genome, one window contains:
- the LOC107016121 gene encoding uncharacterized protein LOC107016121 gives MAPKKPSSSPIPIGNCEVVVEAGKFTSELNENSLNISLSKNVKVKISVVDGGNHSEECRNPIEYDENGNYCFVLINPKDDDGKTKSLLQEVLSIYSKELPAMNYAANTGKESQFLERCVSNGKYCTLVLKTKDDIDPGEVIAAITYQIIPADMQFAEVPIAAVKSVYQLKGIGYSIYLELRKRLRHVGVRTVFCWGDKESEGFWLKQGFSVIGQVDTKGRARKLPIKADIRKALCFPGGSNLMISHFNKDNLHSSAVYLNLKFPLKPLREDCQSPILQEQRDTLSEGNNHSPGRSQATKTMGSNYYDCQDFQPGDGAVESSKHGHIGFNEMESQTLLKKCSCSASESNKRTWETSHTCVKSKKIKGGHQTDCDWHSKDISLESVSGNSFSAISKSKCQVGITPKDHLTSHFLEKNAVEATAVNLTYEGNSSRGIYSRGTNFRIMLMNIADDSKKANLTKIIGDLGGDVTADGSSSTHVVTGKVRKTLNFCSALCSGAWILSPIWLKESFRNGKFLDEMPFILRDEDYELKYRSALKRAVLRAKAYPQALLKGYDICLATHVHPPVGTLSAIVKSAGGNVIRGLNQVKDECKTIFVACEEDMDEALSAVKKGIWTFSSDWFMNCIMKQELDLGAPQFAECL, from the exons atggCACCCAAAAAACCCTCTTCTTCTCCAATTCCCATCG GAAATTGCGAGGTTGTTGTGGAAGCTGGGAAGTTTACTTCGGAGTTAAACGAAaatagtctcaatatttctttGTCAAAGAATGTCAAAGTCAAAATTTCTg TTGTGGATGGTGGGAATCATTCAGAGGAATGCAGAAACCCTATTGAGTATGATGAAAATG GAAATTATTGTTTTGTGCTCATTAATCCCAAAGATGATGATGGAAAAACCAAGTCTTTACTTCAG GAAGTATTAAGCATTTATTCTAAAGAGCTTCCGGCCATGAACTATGCTGCAAACACAGGAAAAGAATCACAATTCCTTGAAAGATGTGTATCAAATGG GAAGTACTGCACGCTAGTTCTGAAAACCAAGGATGACATAGACCCTGGGGAG GTTATTGCAGCAATCACTTATCAAATAATCCCAGCTGATATGCAATTTGCTGAGGTTCCTATTGCTGCTGTTAAATCAGTTTACCAACTCAAG GGGATTGGTTATTCAATCTATTTGGAGCTGAGGAAAAGATTGCGACATGTGGGTGTTCGAACAGTGTTTTGCTGGGGAGATAAGGAGTCTGAAGGATTTTGGCTTAAGCAG GGTTTTTCAGTTATTGGTCAAGTTGACACGAAAGGCAGAGCTCGCAAGCTCCCTATCAAGGCTGATATTCGGAAAGCATTGTGCTTTCCTGGTGGTTCAAATCtcatgatttctcatttcaatAAGGATAACTTACACAGTTCTGCAGTGTATCTAAATCTGAAATTCCCCTTAAAGCCTTTAAGAGAGGATTGCCAATCTCCAATTCTCCAAGAACAAAGGGATACTCTGTCTGAGGGAAATAACCATTCCCCAGGAAGAAGTCAGGCAACTAAAACCATGGGTTCTAACTACTACG ATTGCCAAGATTTTCAACCTGGAGATGGTGCTGTCGAGAGCAGCAAACATGGACATATAGGATTTAATGAAATGGAAAGCCAAACTCTTCTGAAGAAATGTTCCTGTTCAGCGTCAGAATCAAACAAAAGGACTTGGGAAACCTCACACACTTGTGttaaatccaaaaaaataaagggaGGTCATCAAACTGACTGTGACTGGCATTCTAAGGACATTAGCTTAGAAAGTGTTTCGGGGAACAGTTTTTCTGCTATCTCTAAGAGCAAATGTCAGGTAGGTATTACTCCCAAGGATCATTTGACAAGCCACTTTCTGGAAAAGAATGCTGTAGAAGCTACAGCAGTTAATTTGACATATGAAGGGAATAGTAGTCGAGGCATTTATTCAAGAGGGACAAACTTCAGAATTATGCTGATGAACATTGCTGATGATAGTAAAAAGGCAAATTTGACCAAG ATAATAGGAGACCTTGGTGGAGATGTTACTGCTGATGGAAGTTCAAGCACACACGTAGTCACTGGCAAAGTGAGGAAAACTTTGAATTTCTGCTCAGCTCTCTGCTCAGG AGCTTGGATATTGTCACCAATTTGGTTGAAAGAAAGTTTCCGAAATGGCAAATTTTTAG ATGAAATGCCTTTTATTTTGAGGGATGAAGACTATGAACTTAAGTACAGAAGTGCGCTAAAAAGGGCAGTTCTTAGAGCAAAAGCATACCCCCAAGCTCTTCTCAAGGGTTATGACATATGTCTTGCAACTCATGTTCATCCTCCAGTTGGTACCTTATCAGCCATTGTAAAATCTGCAGGAGGCAAT GTTATACGTGGACTCAATCAAGTGAAAGATGAATGTAAAACTATATTTGTTGCTTGTGAAGAAGACATGGATGAAGCATTGTCAGCAGTGAAAAAGGGAATATGGACTTTCAGCAGTGACTGGTTTATGAACTGCATCATGAAACAAGAGCTTGACTTAGGAGCTCCTCAATTTGCAGAGTGCCTCTAA
- the LOC107017456 gene encoding probable F-box protein At5g04010 produces the protein MSIVSLSSQKQPPPWQVVVLVANHLDPKTLAISSCVCKSWLISMSLDQIWQPLCCSYYPSLSTLHNFNNNNNDNNGSNVSYRRLFALGQRASNRRWKPPSKPCILLKNIIFALNIYKNSTCVVSFVKHGDQLNFDKKGIFRFDIDVEQYRRRIPGSATDIKNGDLGSFDTLGDVIIMWDVILEGYRGVFNVMNCKGKGRFVLGLEGWFSEELPPPGCCSIETVSGLVADLRLGLKLEDGKAMVENISAGILSIISWRYLFVEDALRYLQHFLSS, from the exons atgtctaTAGTTTCATTATCATCACAAAAACAACCACCTCCATGGCAAGTTGTTGTTCTTGTAGCAAATCATCTTGATCCAAAAACTCTAGCAATTTCTTCATGTGTTTGCAAATCATGGTTAATTTCTATGTCTTTAGATCAAATATGGCAACCCCTTTGTTGTTCTTATTATCCTTCTCTATCAACActtcataattttaataataataataatgataataatgggTCAAATGTTTCTTATAGGCGGTTATTCGCCCTCGGTCAGAGGGCCAGTAACCGTCGATGGAAACCGCCATCAAAACCTTGTATTTTGCttaaaaacatcatatttgCACTAAACATTTATAAAAACTCTACGTGTGTGGTGAGTTTTGTCAAACATGGAGATCAACTTAATTTCGACAAGAAAGGCATTTTTCGATTCGATATCGATGTTGAGCAATATCGGAGGAG GATTCCTGGCTCCGCCACTGATATCAAGAACGGGGATTTGGGATCGTTCGATACCCTCGGAGATGTGATAATAATGTGGGACGTAATTTTGGAAGGGTATCGAGGGGTTTTCAATGTGATGAATTGTAAAGGAAAAGGTAGGTTTGTTTTAGGGTTAGAAGGGTGGTTTTCGGAGGAGCTACCACCGCCGGGGTGTTGCTCGATCGAGACCGTTAGCGGTCTCGTGGCGGATTTACGGTTAggattgaagcttgaagatggaAAAGCAATGGTGGAGAATATAAGTGCTGGAATTTTGAGTATAATAAGTTGGAGATATTTATTTGTTGAAGATGCTCTTAGGTATTTACAACATTTTCTTTCATCTTAG
- the LOC107015728 gene encoding 54S ribosomal protein L22, mitochondrial-like, translated as MVGWERHLQCILRQAGKRYQQNLTVPFNSLFHSKATPVLGEAPYLPRMQNTPSPCISRPLYQYLQHLGLSSSRTLLADDATPVSSPLTPMIPSSTGSTEAEKAISKPSKVQAILKGIKQSPKKVNLVAALVRGMRVEDALLQLQVTVKRAAKTVYQVIHSARANAVHNYGFDPDRLLVAEAFLGKGLFKKRLSYHAKGKCGMMVRPECRLTVVLREITPAEEAEIAKLRVHNFKKLTKRERRLVPHKLIETTPIWNRKSKARSSGTGTVAE; from the exons ATGGTGGGCTGGGAACGTCATCTTCAGTGCATACTTCGTCAGGCTGGGAAGAGATATCAACAAAATCTAACTGTTCCTTTCAATTCATTGTTTCACTCAAAGGCAACTCCAGTACTCG GTGAGGCGCCTTATTTACCAAGGATGCAGAATACACCTTCTCCTTGCATCTCAAGGCCATTGTACCAATATCTACAACATCTG GGTTTGTCTAGTTCAAGGACATTACTTGCAGACGATGCAACACCAGTTTCTTCTCCATTAACACCAATGATACCATCAAGTACGGGAAGTACAGAAGCAGAGAAAGCAATTTCTAAACCTTCAAAAGTTCAAGCTATTTTGAAGGGTATAAAACAG AGCCCAAAGAAGGTGAACTTGGTTGCTGCATTAGTTCGTGGTATGCGTGTTGAAGATGCATTGTTACAGTTGCAAGTGACGGTAAAGCGAGCTGCCAAAACTGTCTATCAG GTTATACACTCTGCTCGGGCAAATGCAGTGCATAACTATGGATTTGATCCAGATCGCCTTCTTGTTG CTGAGGCATTTCTTGGGAAGGGACTCTTTAAGAAAAGGTTGTCCTACCATGCCAAAGGAAAGTGTGGAATGATGGTGAGGCCAGAATGTAGATTGACAGTGGTTCTTAGGGAGATAACACCGGCAGAGGAGGCCGAGATAGCTAAGTTGAGAGTACACAATTTCAAAAAGCTAACTAAACGTGAAAGACGTCTTGTCCCTCACAAGCTCATTGAGACTACTCCAATATGGAACCGCAAGAGCAAAGCTAGAAGTAGTGGCACAGGTACTGTTGCTGAATGA